Proteins encoded by one window of Crassostrea angulata isolate pt1a10 chromosome 9, ASM2561291v2, whole genome shotgun sequence:
- the LOC128164233 gene encoding receptor for retinol uptake stra6-like isoform X3: MDVMKRSHRFSYAAAFGTLAHLCSNIVFDAKYAFNYNGPTYLKVLIALVSMLIYGMGYFPLFAGITTESPLGYLVATLFSWIFTAEFFANSFCTQKMNISYLILIIGVLPEMLCYLYLTFSLPVRFVLSIAKPEKKTKLAVDFESSKDLYESVRKSYQGIHVAKLFKRPPPPPPPPEGAKEKLIFLLKNLTGMVFYKRTKGFRYSTRIMSVIAIGFILLCEVTFLLFIVFYQAFEYAEKILNTLQVVEEFLTTTDRKTLHMLLFLVTALRGCFLTSLMVAYTINVVFLLHYMTSYRNNLLLLYKGKNEHLIPMTEKSNASLIVGSMRYAGYQVGYIGWGFFIQFLLLLIISIVIATIVTLWDVIKDLILQQIMILWPVLITSLVLNILQLVLSKFLFLQENGDILAMDNRRLFFIFTYFMFFYNIFIGIFSCLMRIIKAIILGALFLPRLDHSTLPKKFQRMDPGFDAYCGFMHVESTHTNPVAMVFISILQAESLTALKKKEKKILNIVLRDEYQEMLAKKRRKARWKWLLAYTLVNNPEISLQRRLVLAKERNENIKEIFFSHSSSFTVKSTKPDLEDVIIQSERL; encoded by the exons ATGGATGTTATGAAGAGATCTCACCGATTTTCCTACGCCGCTGCATTCGGGACGCTGGCTCATCTTTGCTCTAATATCGTGTTTGATGCTAAATATGCCTTTAACTATAACGGACCAACATATCTAAAAG TTTTGATAGCTCTGGTCTCCATGTTGATATATGGCATGGGTTACTTCCCCTTGTTTGCAGGAATTACCACAGAAAGCCCATTGGGATACCTCGTAGCAACCTTATTCTCTTGGATTTTTACGGCTGAATTTTTTGCCAATTCATTTTGTACACAAAAAATGAAT ATTTCCTATTTGATCCTTATCATTGGGGTACTACCGGAAATGCTATGTTACCTCTATCTGACCTTTAGCCTCCCCGTCAGATTCGTTCTTTCTATTGCAAAACCAGAGAAGAAAACTAAACTAGCAGTGGACTTTGAGAGCAGCAAGGACCTTTATGAATCCGTTCGAAAGTCATACCAAGGCATCCACGTTGCAAAGCTGTTTAAAAGACCCCCTCCACCTCCCCC ACCTCCAGAAGGTGCTAaagaaaaattgatatttttactgAAAAACTTGACTGGAATGGTTTTTTACAAACGTACTAAAG GTTTCCGGTATTCAACTAGAATAATGAGTGTAATTGCCATTGGATTTATTTTACTCTGTGAG gTTACCTTTCTTCTGTTCATAGTATTTTATCAAGCATTCGAGTATGCAGAAAAAATTCTAAACACTTTACAAGTCGTTGAAGAATTTTTAACTACGACTGACAGGAAAACCCTAcacatgttgttgtttttggtaACAGCACTTAGAG GTTGCTTCTTAACTTCTTTGATGGTAGCATATACCATTAATGTTGTGTTTCTTCTTCATTATATGACGTCATACAG GAACAATTTGCTTTTACTGTACAAAGGGAAAAATGAGCATCTCATACCAATGACCGAAAAGTCCAATGCAAGTCTAATC GTTGGTAGCATGAGATATGCTGGATATCAGGTGGGATACATTGGATGGG GGTTTTTCATCCAGTTTTTGTTGCTGTTGATTATTTCCATTGTAATTGCGACGATAGTGACATTATGGGATGTGATCAAAGACCTTATTTTGCAACAGATAATGATATTATG GCCAGTGTTAATCACCTCCCTGGTGTTAAACATTCTACAGCTTGTATTATCAAAGTTTCTCTTTCTACAAGAAAATGGTGATATATTAGCCATGGATAACag GCGGCTCTTCTTCATCTTTACATACTTCATGTTTTTCTACAATATCTTCATTGGAATCTTCTCGTGCCTGATGAGGATAATTAAAGCCATCATCCTGGGAGCGCTTTTCCTTCCCCGACTTGACCACAGTACTCTTCCTAAAAAATTCCAACGGATGGACCCTG GTTTTGATGCATACTGTGGATTCATGCATGTAGAAAGTACTCATACAAATCCCGTTGCAATGGTGTTTATCAGTATTTTGCAAGCAGAATCGCTTACGGCGTTGAAAAAGAAGGAAAAGAAAATTCTTAATATTGTTTTGCGGG ATGAATATCAAGAGATGTTGGCCAAGAAGAGGAGGAAAGCCCGATGGAAGTGGCTTTTAGCCTACACTCTCGTAAATAATCCGGAAATCTCCCTACAACGGAGACTCGTCTTAGCAAAGGAACGAAACGAGAATATCAAGGAGATTTTCTTTTCTCACTCATCATCgtttacagttaaatcaacaaaaCCCGATCTGGAAGATGTCATTATACAGAGCGAAAGATTATAG
- the LOC128164233 gene encoding stimulated by retinoic acid gene 6 protein-like isoform X1, whose amino-acid sequence MAFIEDLLSVFQEFSEDDGNSNFTYTIVYGSCSKVIPHQEFRLYLLIPAAISTVLLAFSTRRTKQKLHLLNGRPGLIFPMDVMKRSHRFSYAAAFGTLAHLCSNIVFDAKYAFNYNGPTYLKVLIALVSMLIYGMGYFPLFAGITTESPLGYLVATLFSWIFTAEFFANSFCTQKMNISYLILIIGVLPEMLCYLYLTFSLPVRFVLSIAKPEKKTKLAVDFESSKDLYESVRKSYQGIHVAKLFKRPPPPPPPPEGAKEKLIFLLKNLTGMVFYKRTKGFRYSTRIMSVIAIGFILLCEVTFLLFIVFYQAFEYAEKILNTLQVVEEFLTTTDRKTLHMLLFLVTALRGCFLTSLMVAYTINVVFLLHYMTSYRNNLLLLYKGKNEHLIPMTEKSNASLIVGSMRYAGYQVGYIGWGFFIQFLLLLIISIVIATIVTLWDVIKDLILQQIMILWPVLITSLVLNILQLVLSKFLFLQENGDILAMDNRRLFFIFTYFMFFYNIFIGIFSCLMRIIKAIILGALFLPRLDHSTLPKKFQRMDPGFDAYCGFMHVESTHTNPVAMVFISILQAESLTALKKKEKKILNIVLRDEYQEMLAKKRRKARWKWLLAYTLVNNPEISLQRRLVLAKERNENIKEIFFSHSSSFTVKSTKPDLEDVIIQSERL is encoded by the exons ATGGCGTTTATTGAAGACCTGTTATCAGTTTTCCAGGAATTTTCAGAGGACGACGGAAACTCAAACTTCACTTACACAATTGTTTA TGGAAGCTGTTCTAAGGTTATCCCTCACCAGGAATTCCGGCTATATTTACTCATCCCAGCG gcCATATCTACTGTGCTTTTGGCATTTTCTACACGACGAACGAAACAAAAACTTCATTTGTTAAATGGACGACCAGGACTCATATT CCCAATGGATGTTATGAAGAGATCTCACCGATTTTCCTACGCCGCTGCATTCGGGACGCTGGCTCATCTTTGCTCTAATATCGTGTTTGATGCTAAATATGCCTTTAACTATAACGGACCAACATATCTAAAAG TTTTGATAGCTCTGGTCTCCATGTTGATATATGGCATGGGTTACTTCCCCTTGTTTGCAGGAATTACCACAGAAAGCCCATTGGGATACCTCGTAGCAACCTTATTCTCTTGGATTTTTACGGCTGAATTTTTTGCCAATTCATTTTGTACACAAAAAATGAAT ATTTCCTATTTGATCCTTATCATTGGGGTACTACCGGAAATGCTATGTTACCTCTATCTGACCTTTAGCCTCCCCGTCAGATTCGTTCTTTCTATTGCAAAACCAGAGAAGAAAACTAAACTAGCAGTGGACTTTGAGAGCAGCAAGGACCTTTATGAATCCGTTCGAAAGTCATACCAAGGCATCCACGTTGCAAAGCTGTTTAAAAGACCCCCTCCACCTCCCCC ACCTCCAGAAGGTGCTAaagaaaaattgatatttttactgAAAAACTTGACTGGAATGGTTTTTTACAAACGTACTAAAG GTTTCCGGTATTCAACTAGAATAATGAGTGTAATTGCCATTGGATTTATTTTACTCTGTGAG gTTACCTTTCTTCTGTTCATAGTATTTTATCAAGCATTCGAGTATGCAGAAAAAATTCTAAACACTTTACAAGTCGTTGAAGAATTTTTAACTACGACTGACAGGAAAACCCTAcacatgttgttgtttttggtaACAGCACTTAGAG GTTGCTTCTTAACTTCTTTGATGGTAGCATATACCATTAATGTTGTGTTTCTTCTTCATTATATGACGTCATACAG GAACAATTTGCTTTTACTGTACAAAGGGAAAAATGAGCATCTCATACCAATGACCGAAAAGTCCAATGCAAGTCTAATC GTTGGTAGCATGAGATATGCTGGATATCAGGTGGGATACATTGGATGGG GGTTTTTCATCCAGTTTTTGTTGCTGTTGATTATTTCCATTGTAATTGCGACGATAGTGACATTATGGGATGTGATCAAAGACCTTATTTTGCAACAGATAATGATATTATG GCCAGTGTTAATCACCTCCCTGGTGTTAAACATTCTACAGCTTGTATTATCAAAGTTTCTCTTTCTACAAGAAAATGGTGATATATTAGCCATGGATAACag GCGGCTCTTCTTCATCTTTACATACTTCATGTTTTTCTACAATATCTTCATTGGAATCTTCTCGTGCCTGATGAGGATAATTAAAGCCATCATCCTGGGAGCGCTTTTCCTTCCCCGACTTGACCACAGTACTCTTCCTAAAAAATTCCAACGGATGGACCCTG GTTTTGATGCATACTGTGGATTCATGCATGTAGAAAGTACTCATACAAATCCCGTTGCAATGGTGTTTATCAGTATTTTGCAAGCAGAATCGCTTACGGCGTTGAAAAAGAAGGAAAAGAAAATTCTTAATATTGTTTTGCGGG ATGAATATCAAGAGATGTTGGCCAAGAAGAGGAGGAAAGCCCGATGGAAGTGGCTTTTAGCCTACACTCTCGTAAATAATCCGGAAATCTCCCTACAACGGAGACTCGTCTTAGCAAAGGAACGAAACGAGAATATCAAGGAGATTTTCTTTTCTCACTCATCATCgtttacagttaaatcaacaaaaCCCGATCTGGAAGATGTCATTATACAGAGCGAAAGATTATAG
- the LOC128164233 gene encoding receptor for retinol uptake stra6-like isoform X2 yields the protein MAFIEDLLSVFQEFSEDDGNSNFTYTIVYGSCSKVIPHQEFRLYLLIPAAISTVLLAFSTRRTKQKLHLLNGRPGLIFPMDVMKRSHRFSYAAAFGTLAHLCSNIVFDAKYAFNYNGPTYLKGITTESPLGYLVATLFSWIFTAEFFANSFCTQKMNISYLILIIGVLPEMLCYLYLTFSLPVRFVLSIAKPEKKTKLAVDFESSKDLYESVRKSYQGIHVAKLFKRPPPPPPPPEGAKEKLIFLLKNLTGMVFYKRTKGFRYSTRIMSVIAIGFILLCEVTFLLFIVFYQAFEYAEKILNTLQVVEEFLTTTDRKTLHMLLFLVTALRGCFLTSLMVAYTINVVFLLHYMTSYRNNLLLLYKGKNEHLIPMTEKSNASLIVGSMRYAGYQVGYIGWGFFIQFLLLLIISIVIATIVTLWDVIKDLILQQIMILWPVLITSLVLNILQLVLSKFLFLQENGDILAMDNRRLFFIFTYFMFFYNIFIGIFSCLMRIIKAIILGALFLPRLDHSTLPKKFQRMDPGFDAYCGFMHVESTHTNPVAMVFISILQAESLTALKKKEKKILNIVLRDEYQEMLAKKRRKARWKWLLAYTLVNNPEISLQRRLVLAKERNENIKEIFFSHSSSFTVKSTKPDLEDVIIQSERL from the exons ATGGCGTTTATTGAAGACCTGTTATCAGTTTTCCAGGAATTTTCAGAGGACGACGGAAACTCAAACTTCACTTACACAATTGTTTA TGGAAGCTGTTCTAAGGTTATCCCTCACCAGGAATTCCGGCTATATTTACTCATCCCAGCG gcCATATCTACTGTGCTTTTGGCATTTTCTACACGACGAACGAAACAAAAACTTCATTTGTTAAATGGACGACCAGGACTCATATT CCCAATGGATGTTATGAAGAGATCTCACCGATTTTCCTACGCCGCTGCATTCGGGACGCTGGCTCATCTTTGCTCTAATATCGTGTTTGATGCTAAATATGCCTTTAACTATAACGGACCAACATATCTAAAAG GAATTACCACAGAAAGCCCATTGGGATACCTCGTAGCAACCTTATTCTCTTGGATTTTTACGGCTGAATTTTTTGCCAATTCATTTTGTACACAAAAAATGAAT ATTTCCTATTTGATCCTTATCATTGGGGTACTACCGGAAATGCTATGTTACCTCTATCTGACCTTTAGCCTCCCCGTCAGATTCGTTCTTTCTATTGCAAAACCAGAGAAGAAAACTAAACTAGCAGTGGACTTTGAGAGCAGCAAGGACCTTTATGAATCCGTTCGAAAGTCATACCAAGGCATCCACGTTGCAAAGCTGTTTAAAAGACCCCCTCCACCTCCCCC ACCTCCAGAAGGTGCTAaagaaaaattgatatttttactgAAAAACTTGACTGGAATGGTTTTTTACAAACGTACTAAAG GTTTCCGGTATTCAACTAGAATAATGAGTGTAATTGCCATTGGATTTATTTTACTCTGTGAG gTTACCTTTCTTCTGTTCATAGTATTTTATCAAGCATTCGAGTATGCAGAAAAAATTCTAAACACTTTACAAGTCGTTGAAGAATTTTTAACTACGACTGACAGGAAAACCCTAcacatgttgttgtttttggtaACAGCACTTAGAG GTTGCTTCTTAACTTCTTTGATGGTAGCATATACCATTAATGTTGTGTTTCTTCTTCATTATATGACGTCATACAG GAACAATTTGCTTTTACTGTACAAAGGGAAAAATGAGCATCTCATACCAATGACCGAAAAGTCCAATGCAAGTCTAATC GTTGGTAGCATGAGATATGCTGGATATCAGGTGGGATACATTGGATGGG GGTTTTTCATCCAGTTTTTGTTGCTGTTGATTATTTCCATTGTAATTGCGACGATAGTGACATTATGGGATGTGATCAAAGACCTTATTTTGCAACAGATAATGATATTATG GCCAGTGTTAATCACCTCCCTGGTGTTAAACATTCTACAGCTTGTATTATCAAAGTTTCTCTTTCTACAAGAAAATGGTGATATATTAGCCATGGATAACag GCGGCTCTTCTTCATCTTTACATACTTCATGTTTTTCTACAATATCTTCATTGGAATCTTCTCGTGCCTGATGAGGATAATTAAAGCCATCATCCTGGGAGCGCTTTTCCTTCCCCGACTTGACCACAGTACTCTTCCTAAAAAATTCCAACGGATGGACCCTG GTTTTGATGCATACTGTGGATTCATGCATGTAGAAAGTACTCATACAAATCCCGTTGCAATGGTGTTTATCAGTATTTTGCAAGCAGAATCGCTTACGGCGTTGAAAAAGAAGGAAAAGAAAATTCTTAATATTGTTTTGCGGG ATGAATATCAAGAGATGTTGGCCAAGAAGAGGAGGAAAGCCCGATGGAAGTGGCTTTTAGCCTACACTCTCGTAAATAATCCGGAAATCTCCCTACAACGGAGACTCGTCTTAGCAAAGGAACGAAACGAGAATATCAAGGAGATTTTCTTTTCTCACTCATCATCgtttacagttaaatcaacaaaaCCCGATCTGGAAGATGTCATTATACAGAGCGAAAGATTATAG